From a single Nicotiana tomentosiformis chromosome 2, ASM39032v3, whole genome shotgun sequence genomic region:
- the LOC104097156 gene encoding zinc finger A20 and AN1 domain-containing stress-associated protein 4 produces MAEEHGFEAQEGHILCANNCGFFGSSTTQNFCSKCYHEIYLAQQSQQKPIDSLFPLQPPVPAASSSVVVLPEPLKLEKKPAAVVEPVVQPNRCSVCRKKVGLTGFKCRCGTTFCGTHRYPEIHGCTFDFKSMGREAIAKANPLVKAEKLEKI; encoded by the coding sequence ATGGCGGAAGAGCATGGTTTTGAGGCACAAGAAGGGCACATATTATGCGCAAACAACTGTGGATTCTTCGGCAGCTCAACAACCCAAAATTTCTGCTCCAAATGTTACCATGAAATTTATTTAGCTCAACAATCCCAACAAAAGCCCATTGATTCTCTCTTTCCTCTGCAGCCACCGGTTCCCGCCGCCAGCTCATCGGTGGTGGTGTTGCCGGAACCGTTAAAATTAGAGAAAAAACCGGCGGCTGTTGTCGAACCGGTGGTGCAGCCAAACCGGTGTTCGGTTTGTAGGAAGAAAGTGGGGTTGACCGGGTTCAAGTGTAGGTGTGGGACCACTTTTTGTGGGACCCATCGATACCCGGAGATCCATGGCTGCACGTTTGATTTCAAGTCTATGGGGAGAGAAGCTATTGCTAAGGCGAATCCTTTGGTTAAAGCTGAGAAATTGGAAAAGATTTAA